The Ochrobactrum quorumnocens genome has a segment encoding these proteins:
- a CDS encoding GFA family protein — protein sequence MTYGQCVCGNLRVTPHGPPQLTALCHCFACQRRTGSSFSANAFFASDCAEISGASTEFIRTAESGRKVRMHFCPNCGSTVYWLPEAAPSVIGVAVGSFADPAFNTPSLSVFEQSKHEWVLLDETMKHFPRLPDSE from the coding sequence ATGACCTATGGTCAATGTGTCTGCGGAAATCTTAGAGTAACGCCTCATGGGCCACCACAACTGACGGCACTGTGTCACTGCTTCGCTTGTCAGCGCCGGACAGGATCGTCGTTCAGTGCTAATGCTTTCTTTGCGTCAGATTGCGCTGAAATTTCCGGTGCATCCACTGAATTCATTCGAACAGCCGAAAGCGGCCGCAAAGTCCGGATGCATTTCTGTCCAAATTGCGGCTCAACCGTTTATTGGCTGCCCGAAGCTGCACCTTCCGTGATTGGCGTAGCAGTCGGTTCGTTCGCCGATCCGGCTTTTAATACACCCTCACTATCTGTATTCGAGCAGTCGAAACATGAATGGGTGCTCCTTGATGAGACAATGAAACATTTCCCCCGCTTGCCGGATAGCGAATAA
- a CDS encoding SDR family oxidoreductase translates to MPKILITGASSGFGLATTELFLAQGWEVIATMRAPAAVVMTGHERLRILRLDVTDAASIAQAVADAGAVDALVNNAGVGMLNVLEGVDMAKARELFETNVLGTMAMTQAVLPGMRSRRSGVIVNISSSVTLRPFPALSVYSASKAAINAFTESLALETAQFGIHARLVLPGSAPTTAFGKNAVARMGMDVPAPYEAFVKDYFAKMRSSTEKTEADDVARAVLRAVTEPDAPMRLPAGADAEIIFNQTAIQANR, encoded by the coding sequence ATGCCCAAAATTCTTATCACCGGCGCTTCGTCGGGCTTTGGTCTCGCCACGACAGAACTCTTCCTCGCTCAGGGATGGGAGGTCATCGCGACCATGCGCGCCCCGGCGGCAGTTGTCATGACAGGGCACGAACGCCTGCGCATCCTACGGCTCGACGTTACCGACGCAGCCAGCATCGCGCAGGCCGTCGCTGACGCCGGTGCTGTTGATGCGCTCGTCAACAATGCCGGGGTCGGCATGCTGAACGTGCTGGAGGGTGTAGACATGGCCAAGGCCCGCGAACTTTTCGAGACCAATGTGCTCGGCACGATGGCTATGACTCAGGCTGTGCTGCCGGGCATGCGTTCGCGCCGGTCCGGCGTCATCGTCAACATTAGTTCTAGCGTCACGTTGCGCCCGTTCCCGGCACTGTCGGTCTACAGCGCCAGCAAGGCCGCCATCAATGCGTTCACGGAGAGCCTTGCCCTCGAGACTGCGCAATTCGGCATCCATGCCCGGCTTGTCCTGCCAGGGTCAGCCCCAACGACCGCCTTTGGAAAGAACGCCGTGGCACGCATGGGGATGGACGTTCCGGCGCCATATGAAGCTTTCGTGAAAGATTATTTTGCAAAGATGCGCAGCTCGACCGAGAAAACAGAGGCCGACGACGTGGCGCGGGCCGTATTGCGGGCTGTGACGGAACCAGATGCGCCGATGCGCCTGCCAGCAGGCGCCGATGCAGAAATTATCTTCAATCAGACAGCCATCCAGGCCAACAGATGA
- a CDS encoding helix-turn-helix domain-containing protein produces MAISTTDPLASVVALLKPEPSIAKLVTGGGRWRVERTNMASPFYCAMAEGTCLLTIKDRAPLLLEAGDFVLVPEVFDFTMSSINPPPSGVPHLPLETGPGMFRLGEQDAPYKMRCLVGHCSFASPDRELLVSLLPAVIHVRAHGRLIALVQMIQEETQSDRAARDMVLRRLLELLLVEALRSVESTMAEPGLLRGLADPQLALALRQIHADPGASLSIQGLAAAAGMSRSTFFDRFHGEVGSAPMEYVAAWRMAVAKDMLMKGHIAMTELARRVGYGSVSSFSMAFSRHVGTPPGAFAAKHQAA; encoded by the coding sequence ATGGCTATCTCGACGACAGACCCCCTTGCCAGCGTCGTTGCGCTACTCAAGCCGGAGCCCTCAATCGCCAAGCTTGTCACGGGCGGCGGGCGCTGGCGCGTCGAGCGCACAAACATGGCAAGCCCCTTCTACTGCGCCATGGCCGAGGGTACCTGCCTGCTGACCATTAAAGACCGCGCGCCGCTTCTCCTTGAAGCGGGAGATTTCGTGCTAGTACCCGAAGTCTTCGATTTCACCATGTCGAGCATAAATCCGCCGCCAAGCGGCGTCCCGCACCTGCCGCTGGAGACCGGGCCAGGGATGTTCCGCCTGGGCGAACAAGACGCACCGTACAAAATGCGGTGCTTAGTGGGCCACTGCAGCTTTGCCTCGCCGGACCGCGAACTTCTCGTTTCGCTCCTGCCAGCGGTCATCCATGTGCGCGCACATGGACGCTTGATCGCGCTCGTTCAGATGATCCAGGAAGAGACGCAAAGTGATCGTGCAGCCCGAGACATGGTGCTCAGACGCCTTTTGGAACTGCTGCTGGTCGAGGCCTTGCGCTCCGTCGAAAGCACGATGGCAGAACCTGGATTGCTTCGCGGCCTCGCCGATCCCCAACTCGCCTTGGCGCTGCGGCAGATCCATGCAGACCCCGGTGCAAGCCTGTCCATTCAGGGCCTGGCCGCAGCAGCGGGCATGTCGCGCTCCACATTTTTTGACCGCTTTCACGGCGAGGTCGGATCCGCGCCCATGGAATATGTAGCGGCTTGGCGGATGGCAGTGGCAAAGGACATGCTGATGAAGGGCCATATCGCGATGACCGAGCTCGCACGGCGTGTCGGCTACGGGTCGGTCAGTTCATTCAGCATGGCGTTTTCGCGTCATGTCGGAACACCACCCGGCGCTTTCGCCGCCAAACACCAGGCCGCGTAA
- a CDS encoding NADPH-dependent FMN reductase, whose protein sequence is MNILAISGSARRQSTNTAFLRAMQSIAPADVIINVFDGIGDLPVFSPDLEGSEEPDNVRLFKRAISESDGLVISSPEYVRSIPGGLKNAIDWLVSGNQVIEKPTALVHASHRGDDMLETLRTVLSTVSSGFNESLFFRLAVMNEAPEQIQKILEIPSNRQVAKRFLVDFASFCRNRLEEDASLQT, encoded by the coding sequence ATGAACATACTTGCAATTTCAGGCAGCGCACGCCGACAGTCCACCAACACGGCTTTCTTGAGAGCAATGCAATCCATTGCTCCGGCAGATGTGATCATCAATGTGTTTGATGGTATCGGGGATTTGCCGGTCTTTTCGCCCGACCTCGAGGGTTCTGAGGAGCCCGATAATGTGCGGCTTTTCAAACGGGCGATTTCGGAAAGTGACGGGTTAGTCATATCAAGCCCCGAATATGTCCGCAGTATCCCAGGCGGCTTGAAAAATGCAATCGACTGGCTTGTTTCCGGTAATCAGGTGATCGAGAAACCTACTGCACTCGTCCATGCCTCGCATCGCGGAGACGATATGCTGGAAACGCTCAGGACGGTGCTTTCAACGGTAAGTTCCGGTTTCAATGAAAGCCTGTTCTTCCGGCTTGCTGTCATGAATGAGGCGCCGGAACAGATTCAGAAAATACTCGAGATTCCGTCCAACCGTCAGGTTGCCAAACGGTTTCTCGTTGACTTCGCCTCCTTTTGTCGAAACCGCCTCGAGGAAGATGCGAGCTTACAGACCTGA
- a CDS encoding DUF6097 family protein produces MNFLHNFGSAILLSQFASRQLEGLHTLMDWKRIPVGKSDDFYRQTLAFDKIVGEGSFGRCYQRYFLIRKAMVALASIIIVSALIVFLLSKVPSLGGQINELIAWLLLDFMRFIYIVSTASGVLLVILVGCHFYSRSLLNRLLGPELAQLWRSIIRKWAPELQNEDALRRNEPDEVAAMIVHYRR; encoded by the coding sequence ATGAATTTCCTTCACAACTTTGGCTCAGCCATATTGTTATCGCAGTTTGCCAGCCGTCAACTGGAGGGGCTGCATACGCTCATGGACTGGAAACGCATCCCAGTCGGAAAGTCAGACGATTTTTATCGACAGACGCTTGCTTTCGATAAGATTGTGGGCGAGGGGAGTTTTGGACGCTGTTATCAGCGCTATTTCTTGATCAGAAAAGCCATGGTCGCTCTGGCTTCGATTATTATCGTCTCAGCGTTGATTGTCTTTTTGTTGTCGAAAGTGCCGTCGTTGGGCGGTCAGATAAATGAACTGATCGCCTGGCTTTTGTTAGATTTTATGCGGTTCATTTATATTGTAAGCACGGCAAGCGGGGTTCTGCTTGTGATATTGGTCGGATGCCACTTTTATTCGCGCTCGCTTCTGAACCGGCTTCTGGGTCCGGAGCTTGCTCAGCTTTGGCGTTCAATTATCCGGAAATGGGCTCCAGAACTTCAGAATGAGGACGCTTTACGCCGCAACGAGCCCGACGAAGTTGCAGCAATGATCGTTCACTATCGGCGTTGA
- a CDS encoding DUF3829 domain-containing protein yields the protein MTSTLKSLLTALCLTAGVCLAGCNDQKNGQSTAEAEQPSAQQQEIAKYNTYIDAANGSASFGANLADHLKYYQETLEKGHELKNYSVESPYNIKRMRETLDKALAMPTELPEIDEAAKALTAALKEVEPLNAELDIYTQAKGYLADKGKKAREKDDEYVAAMAKVAAAEEEFYNGIRKRDEVNTRTAFEQAQKDTVEYFRAGIILYSKQTARLADEFFQSKGEEKAARAFGDSLNQVNEMAEGFDKKIRENRPDGCTSMMRSVNSVLARGRNAIQRAERGDYKDQGFSSLSDPVVMDVRAFNQDFNNMINDFNRDRC from the coding sequence ATGACATCAACTTTGAAATCGCTTCTAACCGCGCTGTGCCTCACTGCCGGAGTCTGCCTTGCGGGCTGCAACGACCAGAAGAACGGGCAATCAACTGCGGAGGCTGAGCAGCCTTCAGCCCAGCAGCAGGAGATTGCGAAATACAACACCTATATTGACGCAGCAAACGGCAGTGCGTCTTTCGGAGCCAATCTCGCCGATCATCTAAAATATTACCAGGAGACGCTGGAAAAGGGCCATGAGCTCAAGAACTATTCCGTCGAAAGTCCGTATAACATCAAGCGTATGCGTGAGACGCTCGATAAAGCTCTGGCGATGCCTACGGAACTCCCCGAAATCGACGAGGCTGCAAAAGCCCTTACAGCGGCGTTGAAAGAAGTTGAGCCGCTGAATGCGGAACTGGATATTTACACTCAGGCAAAGGGTTATCTTGCAGACAAGGGAAAAAAGGCTCGTGAAAAGGATGACGAGTACGTTGCCGCGATGGCAAAAGTCGCAGCGGCGGAGGAAGAGTTTTACAACGGTATCCGCAAACGGGACGAGGTAAACACCCGTACTGCGTTTGAGCAGGCCCAGAAGGATACGGTCGAGTATTTCCGCGCGGGCATAATCCTTTATTCAAAGCAGACTGCTCGACTTGCCGACGAGTTCTTCCAGTCGAAGGGTGAAGAAAAAGCCGCTCGGGCGTTTGGCGACAGTCTCAATCAGGTCAATGAAATGGCGGAGGGCTTTGATAAAAAGATCCGCGAAAATAGGCCGGATGGTTGCACGAGCATGATGCGTTCGGTCAATAGCGTCCTGGCGCGAGGACGCAATGCCATTCAGCGTGCTGAAAGAGGCGATTACAAGGATCAGGGGTTCAGCAGCCTTTCCGACCCTGTTGTTATGGATGTCCGCGCGTTCAATCAAGATTTCAACAATATGATCAACGACTTCAATCGCGATCGATGCTAA
- a CDS encoding NAD(P)/FAD-dependent oxidoreductase: protein MSAPLLHIETNPILPKEADVVVIGGGVVGVFTAYYLARSGVKVALVEKGRIAAEQSSRNWGWCRQQNRDARELAMATKSLELWDRIAAETGEDPGFRRCGLLYLSQDEAEIGGWARWRDFAKSVGVTTHMLSASEAAEHGKATKRAWAGGVFSPTDGIADPSRAVPVVARGIMAAGGTVHQNCAARGLELSAGRVSGVVTEAGTIQTKTTVLAGGAWASSFCNQLGIRFPQAAVRASILSVGPGANGLPNALHTSQVSLTHRYNGGYTLAISGQARVDVTPQQLRFSREFIPMFARRWRSLAPGGIQGWCSGHETLSKWSLDKITPMERNRILNPKPDEGQIRLTYQRARDLLPELATTPITNRWAGYIDSTPDGVPAIGEIETVPGFILAAGFSGHGFGIGPGAGHMIADIVLGRKPIVDPTPYKPERLNRSAWGKVAEF, encoded by the coding sequence ATGTCTGCACCGCTATTGCACATCGAAACCAATCCGATTTTGCCTAAAGAGGCGGATGTTGTTGTCATCGGTGGGGGCGTTGTCGGTGTATTTACTGCCTATTACCTTGCACGCAGCGGTGTGAAGGTTGCGCTCGTCGAAAAAGGTCGCATTGCAGCCGAACAGTCAAGCCGCAACTGGGGGTGGTGCCGTCAGCAGAACCGCGATGCGCGTGAACTCGCCATGGCAACGAAAAGCCTTGAACTCTGGGATAGGATTGCGGCGGAAACTGGTGAAGATCCGGGCTTCAGGCGCTGTGGACTGCTTTATCTTTCACAAGACGAGGCAGAAATTGGGGGCTGGGCGCGCTGGCGCGATTTTGCCAAATCTGTCGGCGTTACAACGCATATGCTAAGCGCCTCAGAAGCTGCCGAACACGGCAAAGCAACCAAACGGGCGTGGGCGGGTGGCGTTTTTTCTCCGACAGACGGTATAGCAGATCCCTCACGCGCTGTTCCTGTTGTGGCGCGTGGCATTATGGCTGCTGGCGGAACGGTGCATCAGAATTGCGCAGCGCGCGGCCTGGAACTGAGCGCCGGACGCGTCTCTGGCGTTGTAACCGAAGCAGGCACGATTCAGACGAAGACCACGGTACTGGCGGGCGGTGCATGGGCATCGTCCTTCTGTAATCAGCTTGGTATTCGCTTTCCGCAGGCTGCGGTCCGTGCGTCGATTTTGTCCGTTGGACCCGGAGCCAATGGACTACCGAATGCTTTGCATACCTCGCAAGTCTCCCTTACACACCGCTATAATGGCGGCTACACCCTGGCAATCAGCGGCCAGGCTCGTGTGGATGTAACACCGCAGCAACTACGGTTCAGTCGCGAATTCATACCTATGTTCGCACGTCGCTGGCGGAGCCTTGCACCAGGTGGCATTCAAGGCTGGTGCTCAGGCCATGAAACGCTAAGCAAGTGGTCCCTAGATAAAATCACACCAATGGAAAGAAATCGCATTCTTAATCCGAAGCCTGATGAGGGGCAGATCAGACTTACATATCAAAGAGCGCGTGATCTTTTGCCTGAGCTTGCCACGACACCGATTACCAACCGTTGGGCAGGCTATATCGACAGTACGCCGGACGGCGTGCCGGCGATTGGTGAGATCGAAACAGTTCCAGGCTTTATCCTTGCTGCAGGTTTCAGCGGACATGGTTTCGGCATCGGTCCGGGCGCGGGGCACATGATTGCTGACATAGTTTTGGGACGGAAGCCGATCGTTGATCCGACACCATACAAACCCGAACGGTTGAACCGTAGCGCATGGGGCAAAGTCGCCGAATTTTAG
- a CDS encoding Lrp/AsnC family transcriptional regulator, with amino-acid sequence MKLDKIDIRILSEMQKNGRITNVELAELVNLSPSPCLMRVKKLQSEGYITGYSAQINVSKLGHTLTVFTEVTLKNHRQIDFARFLATVEKIDSVIECHLVSGGYDYLVKFVTAGIVEYQTIMERLIDMDVGIDKYFSFVVLKSPIVKAHLPLDVMFTE; translated from the coding sequence ATGAAGCTCGACAAAATTGACATCAGAATTTTATCCGAAATGCAGAAGAATGGGCGGATAACCAATGTCGAACTTGCCGAACTCGTCAATCTGTCACCTAGCCCTTGTCTGATGAGAGTGAAAAAACTTCAGTCTGAAGGATATATCACCGGATATTCGGCACAGATTAACGTGTCAAAACTCGGACACACGCTGACCGTATTTACCGAAGTCACACTCAAAAACCACCGGCAGATTGATTTTGCACGTTTCCTAGCAACGGTGGAGAAAATTGATTCCGTTATCGAATGCCATCTCGTATCAGGCGGTTACGATTATCTTGTTAAATTCGTCACCGCGGGAATCGTCGAATATCAGACGATCATGGAGCGTTTGATTGATATGGATGTTGGCATTGATAAGTATTTCAGCTTCGTTGTGCTCAAATCACCGATAGTGAAAGCACATCTCCCGCTCGACGTTATGTTCACCGAGTAG
- a CDS encoding transposase — translation MQAIEAEIIAIIQVDAQLAANFSILTSIPGFSTIIAFSLIIDMPELGRLETNQAAALAGLAPMTRQSGKWRGQTFIAGGRANIRRVLYMPALGATRFNPDLKAKYDQLRAKGKPPKVAITAVMRKLIVLANARLKAHRCWAPKMA, via the coding sequence ATGCAAGCAATAGAAGCAGAAATCATAGCGATCATTCAAGTGGATGCACAATTGGCTGCAAATTTTTCTATCCTCACGTCCATACCAGGTTTCTCGACAATCATTGCCTTCTCCTTGATCATAGACATGCCAGAACTGGGGAGACTTGAAACCAATCAGGCCGCAGCCCTTGCCGGGCTGGCCCCAATGACGAGGCAGTCGGGCAAATGGCGCGGCCAGACCTTTATAGCCGGTGGCCGCGCCAATATCCGACGGGTCCTTTACATGCCTGCTCTGGGAGCTACCCGTTTCAATCCTGACCTCAAAGCCAAATACGATCAGCTCAGAGCAAAGGGAAAACCGCCAAAGGTCGCCATTACAGCCGTCATGCGAAAGCTCATCGTGCTAGCAAATGCACGCCTAAAAGCGCATCGCTGTTGGGCACCAAAAATGGCTTGA
- a CDS encoding ABC transporter ATP-binding protein has translation MSNLVEINNLRVDAKTDSGRKIEIIRDVSFEIAEGEIVALIGESGSGKTTIALSLMGYTRPGCRIVGGSIAVAGQDIVILSERKRSKKRGTEVSYVPQSAAASFNPAHRIMDQVIEVTKIHKLMSKEEARKKAVELFKALALPNPKTIGDRYPHQVSGGQLQRLSAAMALIGDPKLVIFDEPTTALDVTTQIEVLRAFKSVMKKKHIAGVYVSHDLAVVAQIADRIVVLKGGEVQEVGSTQYILHHPQHPYTQELLAAFEPALHVKPETVAVEKPVPLLVVDKVLAGYGMVGKSGEPAMIAVNNVSLELSRGQNLGIIGESGCGKSTLARVIAGILPAASGKILFEGKEMQSDLRHRSREQLRELQIVFQFADTALNPAKSIADILARPLRFYHGMNGKSREARIDQLLDMVRLPRNMRYRRPGELSGGQKQRINLARALAADPKMIICDEITSALDTVVAASIIDLLKELQRELSLSYLFISHDLSTVRAICDEVVVMYAGKKVEQLSPNMMGSTASHPYSRLLFSSVPKLDTRWLDSLQQDPELVRDFTRR, from the coding sequence ATGAGCAATCTTGTTGAGATCAACAACCTACGCGTCGATGCCAAAACGGATTCAGGACGCAAAATTGAAATCATTCGTGATGTCAGTTTTGAAATTGCTGAAGGTGAAATTGTAGCGCTTATTGGTGAAAGCGGTTCTGGCAAAACGACAATTGCGCTGAGTTTGATGGGCTATACGCGTCCGGGTTGCCGGATCGTCGGTGGTAGTATTGCTGTTGCCGGTCAGGATATTGTCATCCTATCGGAGCGCAAACGTTCGAAGAAGCGTGGTACAGAAGTTTCCTATGTGCCGCAAAGTGCGGCGGCATCTTTTAATCCAGCGCATCGCATCATGGATCAGGTCATTGAGGTGACAAAGATCCACAAGCTGATGTCGAAGGAAGAAGCGCGTAAAAAGGCTGTTGAACTGTTTAAGGCATTGGCCTTGCCCAATCCTAAAACGATTGGTGATCGCTATCCGCATCAGGTTTCCGGTGGACAGTTGCAGCGCCTCTCAGCGGCGATGGCCCTTATTGGTGATCCCAAGCTTGTAATATTTGATGAGCCAACGACAGCCCTTGATGTGACAACGCAGATTGAGGTGCTGCGTGCTTTCAAATCGGTGATGAAAAAGAAGCATATCGCTGGCGTTTATGTTTCTCATGACCTGGCAGTCGTTGCGCAGATTGCAGATCGTATTGTCGTGCTCAAAGGCGGCGAAGTGCAGGAAGTGGGCTCTACGCAGTATATTCTGCATCATCCCCAGCATCCCTATACGCAGGAATTGCTTGCTGCCTTTGAGCCCGCTTTACATGTGAAACCTGAAACTGTCGCAGTTGAAAAGCCTGTGCCACTTCTCGTCGTTGATAAGGTGCTCGCCGGTTATGGCATGGTGGGTAAGTCTGGCGAACCAGCGATGATTGCGGTCAACAATGTCAGCCTCGAGTTGTCACGAGGACAGAACCTGGGCATCATCGGAGAGTCAGGTTGTGGCAAGTCCACGCTTGCGCGTGTTATTGCGGGTATTCTGCCTGCCGCGAGCGGTAAGATACTATTTGAAGGCAAGGAAATGCAAAGCGATCTGCGTCATCGCAGTCGTGAGCAACTGCGCGAATTGCAAATTGTCTTCCAGTTTGCTGATACGGCCCTCAATCCGGCCAAATCGATTGCAGATATACTGGCGCGCCCGCTTCGCTTTTATCACGGTATGAACGGCAAAAGCCGTGAAGCCCGGATCGACCAGCTTCTTGATATGGTGCGTCTGCCGCGCAACATGCGTTATCGCAGACCCGGTGAACTATCGGGCGGTCAGAAACAGCGTATCAATCTGGCGCGCGCTCTCGCTGCAGATCCTAAGATGATAATCTGCGATGAGATTACATCGGCGCTCGATACGGTGGTCGCTGCTTCCATTATTGATTTACTGAAAGAACTGCAACGCGAATTGTCGTTGTCCTATCTCTTTATCAGCCACGATCTCTCGACGGTCCGCGCAATCTGTGATGAAGTTGTTGTGATGTATGCAGGTAAAAAGGTTGAGCAATTAAGCCCCAATATGATGGGCAGTACCGCCAGCCATCCTTATTCGCGGCTTCTGTTCTCGTCGGTGCCAAAACTCGATACCCGCTGGCTCGATAGCTTGCAACAAGACCCAGAACTGGTCCGTGACTTCACCAGAAGATGA
- a CDS encoding ABC transporter permease, translating to MTASVSNPRKTKSPRFGYRVNLVGTVSFLIILCWALVAILAPWIAPHPVGEIVDFDFFGPLSAQFPLGTDYLGRDMLSRIIYGARFTVGISIAAVFLACFLGVTLGMTAAVIGGWFDSALSRFLDALTSIPSKILALVIVAGVGSSIPVLIITMAVIYIPGSYRFARALAININTMDYVTVARARGEKIGYLIRSEILPGIIGPVLADFGLRFVFIVLLLSSMSFLGLGVQPPFADWGALVKENIGGLSFAAPAVVFPSIAIASLTISVNLLIDNLPQKIRDRSE from the coding sequence ATGACCGCTTCCGTTTCAAATCCGCGAAAGACCAAGTCTCCGCGCTTCGGCTATCGAGTTAATCTGGTTGGTACAGTTTCATTCCTGATTATCCTGTGCTGGGCATTGGTTGCAATTCTTGCTCCCTGGATTGCGCCGCATCCTGTTGGTGAAATTGTCGACTTTGATTTTTTTGGTCCATTGAGTGCGCAGTTTCCGTTGGGTACTGATTACCTGGGTCGCGATATGCTTTCGCGGATCATTTATGGTGCACGCTTCACGGTCGGTATTTCAATTGCTGCTGTTTTCCTGGCTTGCTTTCTTGGTGTTACGCTCGGCATGACCGCTGCCGTAATTGGTGGCTGGTTCGATTCCGCACTAAGCCGTTTTCTTGACGCCTTAACATCCATCCCAAGCAAAATTCTCGCACTGGTTATCGTAGCAGGTGTTGGCTCATCTATCCCGGTCCTGATCATCACTATGGCCGTCATCTATATACCCGGCAGTTATCGTTTTGCTCGCGCACTTGCTATCAACATCAATACGATGGATTACGTGACGGTTGCTCGCGCACGTGGTGAAAAGATCGGCTATCTCATCCGCTCGGAAATTTTGCCCGGCATCATTGGACCAGTGCTGGCCGATTTTGGTCTGCGTTTTGTGTTCATCGTGCTGCTATTGTCCAGCATGTCATTCCTCGGTCTGGGCGTGCAGCCACCATTTGCCGATTGGGGCGCTCTGGTTAAAGAAAACATCGGCGGGCTGTCCTTTGCAGCACCGGCTGTTGTGTTTCCGTCTATTGCCATTGCGAGCCTCACAATCAGCGTCAATTTGCTGATCGACAATCTACCGCAGAAGATCCGCGACAGGAGCGAATGA
- a CDS encoding ABC transporter permease, producing MTIKSPLLNLVAKRLVVAVVTLLIVAFTIFFATAMLPGDVAEILLGQAATPEAVAGLREAMNLDQPAFLRFLYWLGNLLRGDLGVSYVNNVPIADLIGNRLVNSLKLAGVTAAISVPVALFLGITAAIMRGTIYDRVVSIFTISVISVPEFMVATIAVLVFAVYLGWFPALSMANEVTSFLGLLKVFAMPVITLSFVISAQMIRMTRAAVLETLNTPYVEMALLKGASRRRMVTVHALPNALGPIVNAVALSLSYLLGGVIIVETIFNYPGIAKLMLDAVATRDLPLIQTCAMIFCFGYLLLITIADLIAIVSNPRLR from the coding sequence ATGACCATAAAATCGCCATTGTTGAACCTCGTCGCCAAACGCCTTGTTGTTGCAGTCGTTACGCTTTTGATTGTTGCATTTACGATCTTCTTTGCAACGGCGATGCTGCCCGGAGATGTGGCAGAAATCTTGCTCGGCCAGGCAGCAACGCCTGAGGCGGTTGCGGGGCTTCGCGAAGCGATGAACCTCGATCAACCTGCTTTCCTGCGCTTTTTGTATTGGCTGGGCAACCTGTTGCGCGGTGATCTTGGCGTGTCTTACGTCAATAATGTGCCGATTGCTGATCTTATCGGCAACCGGCTGGTGAACTCGTTGAAGCTTGCCGGTGTCACAGCCGCAATCTCGGTGCCGGTTGCTTTGTTTCTCGGTATTACGGCGGCGATCATGCGCGGCACAATCTATGATCGTGTTGTATCCATCTTCACAATCTCGGTAATTTCGGTGCCGGAATTCATGGTAGCGACGATCGCTGTGCTGGTGTTCGCGGTTTATCTTGGCTGGTTTCCGGCACTTTCGATGGCCAATGAGGTGACATCTTTCCTCGGTCTTTTGAAAGTCTTTGCCATGCCGGTTATCACGCTGAGCTTTGTGATCTCGGCGCAGATGATCCGTATGACGCGAGCAGCCGTGCTTGAGACACTCAATACACCCTATGTTGAAATGGCCCTGCTCAAAGGCGCATCACGCCGCCGGATGGTGACGGTTCATGCGCTTCCCAATGCGCTCGGCCCCATTGTGAATGCGGTTGCACTCTCACTGTCGTATCTGCTGGGTGGAGTTATCATCGTAGAAACGATCTTCAATTATCCCGGGATAGCCAAACTAATGCTTGATGCGGTAGCAACACGCGATCTGCCTTTGATCCAGACTTGCGCGATGATCTTTTGTTTTGGCTATCTCCTGCTCATCACGATAGCGGATCTGATCGCTATTGTTTCCAACCCGAGGCTGCGATAA